One window of Desulfovibrio sp. genomic DNA carries:
- a CDS encoding DUF3010 family protein — protein sequence MRILAVKPGVDEITMAIVSGDRKTPNLESVNKEVYKIPQSADPSKCLVEIVQEFKSIIKERKIEEVHVVKATKPPKGSLSPERVKNEAAIQFASTEQGVPVKLIAPQSIRAAEKKENETVDSIFDHKFKSKDKREVAFLGLIGLP from the coding sequence ATGCGCATATTGGCTGTCAAACCCGGTGTTGATGAGATTACAATGGCTATTGTTAGCGGAGATCGAAAAACACCCAACTTAGAGTCCGTTAACAAAGAAGTCTATAAAATACCGCAATCTGCTGACCCGTCCAAATGTTTGGTCGAAATTGTGCAAGAATTTAAAAGCATAATCAAGGAACGCAAAATAGAGGAGGTACACGTTGTTAAAGCAACAAAACCTCCCAAAGGTTCCCTTTCCCCAGAACGAGTAAAAAATGAAGCAGCAATCCAATTTGCATCGACTGAACAGGGGGTTCCCGTAAAGCTTATTGCGCCTCAAAGCATTAGGGCTGCTGAAAAAAAGGAAAATGAAACTGTAGATTCGATTTTTGACCATAAATTCAAATCAAAAGACAAGCGAGAGGTTGCATTTTTAGGTTTGATTGGGTTGCCTTGA
- a CDS encoding relaxase/mobilization nuclease domain-containing protein — protein sequence MIVKKVKYTDTDKPKVWQIGDLVDYIRYPHNTNAQEKIAHAGSRNFFAATHNGQKVEMIALAQESVHSKMPVSHWVFSWQEHEQPTRAQVDDLVDIFLERMGLVEHQTVYGLHYNTENYHVHIAVNRMHPVSGKVVQPHKGFDKEEAHKIVALVEHKQGWASEANSRYSVLESGELARNLRPKKVQPRQEAMAVEHATGEKSAQRIAQERGHDIIKNANSWPELHQKLAEKGLRFEKKGSGAIVFVGEKAVKASSIDRDFGMSKLCKRLGEFMPAEIPPPLEKMQPEPVSEVSLEEWREYQKDISLPVSEQNEAKKQQQLEAMKARHSSERKQILSGLGKRGLPVLNAERHRLKMRQRDELRQFRQQTGRRQKPGKGKPHFETWLRGRGLHTQADRWRHRFRIESKRSELPVHMATTAPSTPVHEQLQHYVSAVNADRIRVTCIRMKPDGDKKVFILDKRDGASQGFTPEELAAHLPEMLRLQQRGENIYYTPLSENRHHILIDDMTRESLEKLYADGFRPAVVLESSPGNYQCVLTIPKLKSPHNRDVGNRITERLNKLYGDPKLSGCIHPHRAPGFGNLKPKHRREDGSFPKVRLLKAEKRECAKALELARQIEREYAAAEKARQPQTHPRPVTTHARSGDSVAAYYAHYANIRQHLALEDLSRVDAMIALRLRATGHSQQAVAEAVRQCAPTIREKNEGRAWQRYAERTAAYAFSVAGDLALAKNERYLEHWQRIEGCEWTRMKTPSIMVR from the coding sequence GTGATCGTCAAGAAGGTGAAGTACACCGACACGGATAAGCCCAAGGTCTGGCAAATTGGCGACCTGGTGGATTATATCCGCTATCCGCACAATACCAATGCGCAAGAGAAAATCGCCCACGCCGGGAGCAGAAACTTTTTCGCCGCCACGCACAATGGCCAGAAAGTGGAGATGATTGCGCTGGCCCAAGAGAGCGTCCACAGCAAAATGCCAGTGAGTCATTGGGTATTTTCGTGGCAGGAACACGAGCAGCCAACCCGCGCCCAGGTGGATGATCTGGTGGATATTTTTCTGGAGCGCATGGGCCTTGTCGAGCACCAGACCGTCTACGGTTTGCATTACAACACCGAAAATTATCACGTCCACATCGCGGTCAATCGCATGCATCCTGTGAGCGGTAAAGTGGTGCAACCGCACAAGGGGTTCGACAAAGAAGAAGCCCATAAAATTGTCGCCCTGGTGGAACACAAGCAGGGCTGGGCCAGCGAAGCAAATTCCCGTTACTCGGTGTTGGAAAGCGGCGAGCTTGCCCGAAACTTACGGCCTAAAAAAGTCCAGCCTCGGCAAGAGGCAATGGCCGTGGAACACGCCACCGGCGAAAAATCAGCCCAACGAATTGCTCAGGAACGGGGGCATGACATCATCAAAAATGCTAATTCTTGGCCGGAGCTACATCAGAAACTTGCTGAAAAAGGGCTGCGCTTTGAAAAGAAAGGCTCCGGAGCCATCGTCTTTGTGGGCGAAAAAGCGGTGAAGGCTTCGTCCATAGATCGTGATTTCGGCATGAGCAAACTGTGCAAAAGGCTTGGGGAATTTATGCCAGCAGAAATCCCACCGCCTCTGGAAAAAATGCAGCCCGAACCAGTAAGCGAGGTAAGTTTGGAAGAATGGCGAGAATATCAGAAAGATATTTCTTTGCCCGTTTCGGAGCAGAATGAGGCAAAAAAACAGCAGCAACTTGAAGCTATGAAAGCCCGTCACAGCAGCGAACGGAAGCAGATTTTAAGCGGCCTTGGCAAACGCGGGCTGCCCGTGCTCAACGCCGAACGGCACCGTCTGAAAATGCGACAGCGTGATGAGTTGCGTCAGTTTAGGCAGCAAACAGGACGCAGGCAGAAGCCCGGCAAAGGTAAACCCCACTTTGAAACCTGGCTGCGCGGGCGTGGTCTGCACACGCAGGCCGACCGCTGGCGGCACAGGTTCCGCATAGAATCCAAACGCTCGGAGCTGCCCGTGCATATGGCCACCACGGCTCCATCCACACCTGTGCATGAACAGCTCCAGCACTATGTTTCCGCTGTGAATGCGGATCGCATCCGTGTGACCTGTATCCGCATGAAACCAGATGGCGATAAAAAGGTCTTCATTCTGGACAAGAGGGACGGAGCATCCCAAGGCTTCACTCCAGAGGAGTTGGCCGCACACCTGCCCGAAATGCTCCGGCTTCAGCAGCGCGGCGAAAATATCTATTACACACCGCTTTCCGAGAACAGACATCACATCCTTATTGACGATATGACGCGGGAGAGCCTGGAAAAGCTCTATGCGGACGGCTTCCGGCCCGCTGTGGTGCTGGAAAGTTCACCGGGCAATTATCAATGTGTGCTCACCATTCCCAAGCTGAAAAGCCCGCACAACCGAGACGTGGGCAACCGGATCACGGAGCGCCTCAACAAGCTGTATGGCGATCCAAAGCTCTCCGGCTGCATTCATCCGCATCGAGCACCAGGCTTCGGCAACTTGAAGCCCAAACACCGGCGCGAGGATGGCTCCTTTCCCAAGGTAAGACTGCTTAAGGCCGAAAAGCGTGAATGCGCAAAGGCTTTGGAACTGGCCAGACAAATTGAGCGTGAATATGCCGCCGCAGAAAAGGCCCGGCAGCCACAGACACACCCCCGCCCCGTGACCACACATGCACGTTCTGGAGATTCAGTCGCTGCCTACTACGCGCACTATGCGAATATCCGCCAGCACCTTGCCCTGGAAGATTTGTCACGGGTGGATGCCATGATTGCCTTGCGTCTGCGGGCCACCGGCCATAGCCAGCAGGCCGTGGCCGAAGCCGTGCGCCAATGCGCCCCCACCATCAGAGAGAAAAACGAGGGCCGCGCCTGGCAACGCTATGCCGAACGCACTGCTGCTTATGCTTTCAGCGTGGCCGGAGACTTGGCTCTGGCGAAGAATGAGCGGTATCTGGAGCACTGGCAAAGGATTGAGGGATGTGAATGGACAAGGATGAAAACGCCAAGCATAATGGTGCGGTAA
- a CDS encoding DEAD/DEAH box helicase family protein, translating to MNPENKNWLSVEETASYLKIGKTLLYAMAQEGRMPASKIGKKWAFEKQELDAWARSNQPVETFFTNIDFNIEENDLLREPQKSAYLQAYDFFKSGKNRAIIQIPVGCGKTGLASILPLGIASGRVIVIAPNLTIKDGLYESMDVTNRQKCFWRKAKVLAPEQMLAGPLACTLDTGNISTATKSHIVITNVQQLATNSEKWLAQFSDDFFDMIIVDEAHHSAAASWQKVIDRFPKAKIILMTATPFRSDRQELSGELIYRYPFRSASLKGYVKRLKASYVAPSEIQLGFKDERGKIYTLEEILKLKEDDWFSRGVALAPLCNKHIVDNSLGKLEELRMSGTQHQLIAVACSINHAKEIRSLYIERGFTAEVIHSKQKQDEQDAILVALRNGTLDCIIQVQMLGEGFDHQKLSVAAIFRPFRSLAPYIQFVGRIMRVIVQNDPGHPDNLGHIVTHLGMNLDQRLKEFKQFENDDQSFWDKVIGGEEPEVSRDVLNGSTRLRAGEKVVVHNEIVDAIWEEDFTTVEEQHIIEELRERLKLLGLDESQAEGIVKSSQNPSLTKVAPAEPFLVQPQKEWEEAKKRLHEQAQRLAKILLNHVQLDMNGLEIPRKYASLKLTGKNNYISALMMVNVEFNKRLGKSRNSATVEDFKAILENLDDIIKPLTRRLRKAKSDYEESQT from the coding sequence ATGAACCCCGAAAATAAGAATTGGTTGTCGGTGGAAGAAACAGCTTCCTACCTTAAAATAGGCAAAACTCTATTATATGCTATGGCGCAAGAGGGTAGAATGCCAGCAAGTAAAATCGGCAAAAAATGGGCTTTTGAAAAACAAGAACTTGATGCATGGGCCAGATCGAATCAGCCGGTGGAAACATTCTTTACCAATATTGACTTTAACATTGAAGAAAATGATCTCCTTCGCGAGCCTCAAAAAAGTGCATACCTACAAGCGTATGACTTTTTCAAATCCGGTAAAAATAGAGCTATCATACAGATTCCTGTAGGTTGCGGAAAAACCGGCCTTGCTTCTATTCTTCCACTAGGGATTGCAAGTGGACGAGTCATAGTAATTGCTCCCAACTTGACCATTAAAGACGGTCTTTATGAATCAATGGATGTAACCAACCGCCAAAAGTGTTTTTGGCGTAAAGCAAAAGTTCTGGCTCCAGAACAAATGTTGGCAGGCCCTTTGGCATGTACCCTTGACACAGGAAATATAAGCACTGCAACAAAATCTCATATAGTTATAACAAATGTCCAACAACTTGCGACCAATTCTGAGAAATGGTTAGCGCAATTTAGTGATGATTTTTTTGATATGATCATTGTTGACGAAGCGCATCATAGTGCTGCCGCAAGCTGGCAAAAGGTCATTGATAGGTTTCCAAAAGCTAAAATAATACTGATGACAGCAACTCCTTTTAGGAGTGACAGGCAAGAATTGAGCGGAGAACTTATATATAGATACCCATTTAGGAGTGCTTCGCTAAAAGGCTATGTCAAAAGACTTAAAGCAAGTTACGTTGCCCCATCGGAAATTCAGTTGGGATTTAAAGATGAACGTGGAAAAATTTACACATTAGAAGAAATATTGAAACTTAAGGAGGATGACTGGTTTAGTAGAGGGGTTGCTTTGGCTCCACTGTGCAACAAACATATCGTTGATAACAGCTTGGGCAAGCTTGAAGAATTAAGAATGAGCGGAACGCAACACCAACTTATTGCTGTCGCATGTTCTATCAATCATGCAAAAGAAATTAGATCGCTATATATAGAGAGAGGTTTTACTGCGGAAGTTATTCATAGCAAACAAAAGCAGGATGAGCAGGATGCTATTCTGGTAGCGCTGAGAAATGGGACACTTGATTGTATTATTCAAGTTCAAATGCTAGGCGAAGGATTTGATCACCAAAAATTAAGTGTCGCAGCTATATTTCGTCCATTTAGAAGCCTTGCGCCTTATATCCAGTTTGTAGGCAGGATAATGAGGGTCATTGTTCAAAATGATCCTGGACACCCAGACAATCTGGGGCACATAGTCACTCACCTTGGCATGAATCTGGATCAAAGGCTTAAAGAATTTAAGCAGTTTGAGAATGACGATCAATCTTTTTGGGATAAAGTCATTGGTGGCGAAGAGCCAGAAGTTTCGAGGGATGTTTTAAACGGTTCAACGCGGTTACGGGCTGGAGAAAAAGTTGTAGTTCATAATGAAATTGTTGATGCTATTTGGGAAGAAGATTTTACAACAGTTGAGGAGCAACACATAATTGAGGAACTTCGCGAAAGGTTGAAGCTTTTGGGTCTTGATGAATCTCAAGCAGAGGGCATTGTAAAAAGTAGCCAAAATCCGAGCCTCACAAAAGTTGCACCTGCGGAGCCATTTCTCGTACAGCCACAAAAAGAGTGGGAAGAGGCCAAAAAAAGGCTCCATGAGCAAGCTCAACGACTTGCAAAAATTCTACTCAATCATGTTCAATTGGACATGAACGGTCTGGAAATTCCCCGTAAGTATGCAAGCTTAAAGCTTACAGGGAAAAACAACTATATATCTGCGTTGATGATGGTGAATGTCGAATTCAATAAACGGCTAGGGAAATCTCGCAATTCTGCAACCGTGGAAGATTTTAAAGCAATATTGGAGAACCTTGATGACATCATCAAGCCACTCACAAGACGACTTCGGAAAGCAAAGTCTGACTACGAAGAAAGCCAAACCTAA
- a CDS encoding hydroxyacid dehydrogenase has translation MSQKPLCVVTHWVHPEIINYLEPHCRLVVNKTRETWPRQILFDHLKEADAAMMFMPDWVDAELLDNAPRLKIVGAALKGYDNFDVDALTSRGVWLSYVPDLLTIPTAELTIALMLALGRHVLPGDKRVRSGAFEGWRPIFYGQGLHGSTVGIIGLGRLGQAVAQRLAGWGVKLIGYDIAELPDERKRELALAQTDMPTLLATADWVVCVSPLTPESKGLLGAAELAAMKPGAFLVNTGRGSCVDEEAVTEALEKGHLAGYAADVFAFEDWGLADRPRDVPEALRDPGLRTVFTPHLGSAVEQVRIDIAMEAARNIVDVLCGKAPRNPVNTI, from the coding sequence ATGAGTCAAAAACCCCTTTGTGTGGTCACCCACTGGGTGCACCCTGAAATCATCAACTATCTTGAACCGCATTGCCGTCTTGTCGTTAACAAAACCCGCGAAACCTGGCCGCGCCAGATCCTCTTTGACCATCTCAAAGAGGCGGACGCCGCCATGATGTTTATGCCTGACTGGGTGGATGCCGAACTGCTGGACAATGCCCCCCGCCTTAAAATCGTGGGGGCAGCCCTCAAGGGCTATGACAACTTTGATGTGGACGCGCTGACGTCCAGGGGCGTGTGGCTTTCCTACGTGCCGGACCTTCTGACCATTCCCACGGCAGAGCTGACCATTGCCCTTATGCTGGCCCTGGGACGTCATGTGCTGCCAGGGGACAAACGGGTGCGCAGCGGGGCTTTTGAAGGCTGGCGGCCCATTTTTTACGGCCAGGGCCTGCACGGCTCCACCGTGGGCATCATCGGTCTGGGCCGCCTGGGCCAGGCCGTGGCCCAACGCCTGGCAGGCTGGGGCGTGAAGCTTATTGGCTATGACATTGCCGAACTGCCGGATGAACGCAAACGCGAACTTGCGCTGGCGCAAACAGATATGCCCACGCTGCTTGCCACTGCCGACTGGGTGGTGTGCGTAAGCCCGCTGACCCCTGAATCAAAAGGGCTTTTGGGCGCGGCCGAACTGGCCGCTATGAAACCCGGCGCGTTTCTTGTCAACACCGGGCGCGGCTCGTGCGTGGACGAAGAGGCCGTGACAGAAGCCCTGGAAAAAGGCCATCTTGCAGGCTATGCCGCCGACGTCTTTGCCTTTGAAGACTGGGGGCTGGCAGACCGCCCCCGCGATGTGCCCGAGGCCCTGCGGGACCCCGGTCTGCGCACTGTGTTCACCCCGCACCTTGGATCGGCCGTGGAACAGGTGCGCATTGATATCGCCATGGAAGCAGCCCGCAACATTGTGGACGTGCTCTGCGGCAAAGCGCCCCGAAATCCCGTAAACACAATCTGA
- the phnC gene encoding phosphonate ABC transporter ATP-binding protein, which yields MLTLHNISKHYQDHVALHNTTLTFAPGAFNVLLGPSGAGKSTLLRSCNLLAEPSTGYVEADGIGAVRSQSQSRQLRLMTACVFQQHQLILRQSVLTNVLNGRVGARPLWAGLLPTPRADIEDALRCLERVGLEDYALTRAGSLSGGQQQRVGIARALMQKPRILLADEPVASLDPTRAEEVLGLLHNICREDGLCAVVSLHQVRFAKRFADRIIALRAGRVVFDGTPEVLTQEALTHIYAPQTETPLCSAIKPQRPTEPPVAFNQTARAS from the coding sequence ATGTGGCCCTGCATAACACTACCCTTACCTTTGCGCCCGGCGCTTTCAACGTGCTGCTGGGGCCTTCGGGCGCGGGCAAATCCACGCTGTTGCGGTCCTGTAACCTTCTGGCGGAACCTTCAACCGGATATGTAGAGGCTGACGGCATAGGTGCTGTGCGCTCGCAAAGCCAAAGCCGCCAGCTGCGCCTTATGACGGCTTGTGTGTTCCAGCAGCACCAGCTTATTTTGCGGCAAAGCGTACTGACCAACGTGCTTAATGGCCGCGTGGGCGCGCGTCCTCTTTGGGCGGGCCTTCTTCCCACACCCAGGGCCGACATAGAAGACGCCCTGCGTTGCCTTGAACGCGTTGGCCTTGAAGACTATGCCCTGACACGGGCCGGCAGCCTTTCCGGCGGGCAACAGCAACGCGTGGGCATTGCCCGTGCGCTTATGCAAAAGCCTCGCATACTTCTGGCAGACGAGCCTGTGGCCAGCCTTGACCCGACCCGGGCAGAAGAAGTGCTGGGTCTGTTGCACAACATCTGCCGCGAAGACGGCCTGTGCGCGGTGGTAAGCCTGCACCAGGTCCGCTTTGCCAAACGCTTTGCCGACCGCATCATTGCCCTGCGCGCGGGCCGCGTCGTTTTTGACGGTACGCCAGAGGTTCTGACGCAGGAAGCCCTGACGCACATTTATGCGCCACAGACTGAAACACCCCTTTGTTCTGCCATAAAACCGCAACGCCCCACCGAACCGCCTGTCGCTTTTAACCAAACCGCGCGGGCCAGTTGA
- the phnE gene encoding phosphonate ABC transporter, permease protein PhnE, whose translation MTAVESTFIVNNVAQNYRERLVLIGCIALGIALCVAYSGLADVPRILEGGPALWHLLGEMTPPDPSNWRSWLGPLMDTIAMSVAGTFLAVCLSLPLGFLAAANVSPHPVVYRLARSLLNTLRAVPELIMGILFVAAVGFGALPGVLALGLHSVGMVGKFFAEAVEHCDPKPVEAIRATGANPLKVLVYGVMPQVLPQLADITVYRWEYNFRASTVMGMVGAGGIGFELMASLRLMQYREVSAILLLILVMVTLVDALGSWLRGKCA comes from the coding sequence ATGACCGCGGTGGAATCTACCTTTATTGTCAACAACGTCGCCCAAAATTACCGCGAACGCCTGGTGCTGATAGGCTGCATCGCCCTGGGCATAGCCCTGTGCGTTGCCTATTCCGGCCTGGCAGATGTGCCGCGCATTCTTGAGGGCGGCCCCGCCCTGTGGCACCTGCTGGGCGAGATGACACCCCCGGACCCCAGCAACTGGCGCTCGTGGCTGGGTCCGCTTATGGACACCATCGCCATGAGCGTGGCCGGTACGTTTCTGGCCGTATGCCTTTCGCTGCCCCTGGGCTTTCTGGCGGCGGCCAACGTTTCGCCCCACCCCGTTGTCTACCGTCTGGCACGCAGCCTGCTGAACACTTTGCGCGCCGTGCCGGAACTGATCATGGGTATTCTTTTTGTGGCGGCTGTGGGTTTTGGCGCATTACCGGGCGTGCTGGCCCTGGGTCTGCATTCCGTGGGCATGGTGGGCAAATTTTTTGCCGAAGCTGTGGAACACTGCGACCCCAAACCCGTTGAGGCCATCCGGGCCACGGGCGCGAACCCCCTGAAAGTGCTGGTGTACGGCGTCATGCCGCAGGTGCTTCCGCAACTGGCCGACATTACCGTGTACCGCTGGGAATATAACTTTCGCGCCTCCACTGTCATGGGCATGGTGGGCGCTGGCGGCATAGGGTTTGAACTTATGGCTTCCCTCAGGCTTATGCAATATCGCGAAGTGTCCGCGATATTATTGCTTATTCTTGTCATGGTGACACTGGTAGACGCCCTTGGGTCGTGGTTGCGAGGAAAATGCGCATGA
- the phnD gene encoding phosphate/phosphite/phosphonate ABC transporter substrate-binding protein gives MHRLLVALFLFCALIAHGTAVAADADPKVLKVALLPDESPSTIIKNNQTLKAYLEKALDKKVDLVVTTDYSSMIEAMRHGRLELAFFGPLSYVMAKSKCDIEPFAAMQKKGKNTYRGVVIANTSAGINTLEDIKGKKMAYGDTASTSSHLIPKSLLAAKGLEARRDYEAHFVGSHDAVALNVQNNNAQAGGLSETIFEALVEKGTISKDKVKVLAVSAEFPEYPWTMRSDLSPALKKRIQDAFVDLTDPAVLKPFKADGFTRITDKDYDVVRDLAKILNLDLAKM, from the coding sequence GTGCATCGTTTGCTTGTCGCCCTTTTTCTGTTTTGCGCCCTTATTGCCCACGGCACAGCCGTGGCCGCCGACGCCGACCCCAAAGTGTTGAAGGTGGCCCTGCTGCCCGACGAAAGCCCCAGTACCATCATCAAGAACAACCAGACCTTGAAGGCCTATCTTGAAAAAGCCCTGGACAAAAAAGTCGACCTGGTCGTGACGACCGACTATTCCTCCATGATTGAGGCCATGCGCCACGGCCGCCTTGAACTGGCTTTCTTCGGTCCTCTTTCCTATGTCATGGCAAAGTCCAAATGCGACATAGAGCCGTTTGCCGCCATGCAGAAAAAAGGCAAGAATACCTATCGCGGCGTGGTTATCGCCAACACCAGCGCGGGCATCAACACCCTGGAAGACATCAAGGGCAAGAAGATGGCCTATGGCGACACCGCCTCCACCTCTTCGCACCTGATCCCCAAGTCACTTTTGGCGGCAAAGGGTCTGGAAGCGCGCCGCGACTATGAAGCCCACTTTGTGGGAAGCCACGATGCCGTGGCCCTGAATGTCCAAAACAACAACGCCCAGGCTGGCGGCCTTTCAGAAACCATATTTGAAGCCCTGGTGGAAAAAGGCACCATCTCCAAAGACAAAGTAAAGGTTCTTGCCGTGTCGGCAGAATTTCCCGAATACCCCTGGACCATGCGCAGCGACCTTTCCCCCGCGCTGAAAAAACGCATTCAAGATGCCTTTGTCGATCTGACTGATCCCGCGGTGCTGAAGCCCTTCAAAGCCGACGGTTTTACCCGGATCACCGACAAAGATTACGACGTGGTGCGCGACCTGGCGAAGATTCTGAACCTTGACCTGGCTAAAATGTAA
- a CDS encoding IS4 family transposase encodes MSHHTTLFSQLLSLIPGHVFEKLERKHKTGRSSRQFGFKEQFTVMAFIQLAARRSLRDGLRALEAAKRRLYHLGLKSVARSTVADANNSRPVEFFKDLFTEMYGLCHLRAPRHKFRFKCKLYSMDATTISLCLSIFPWASFRRNKAGVKVNTVLDHDGYIPAFLDINNAKTHESRMAKSLSLPKGSIVTFDKGYICYSWFRMLTAKGIFFVTRLKSNAAYKLVDRRAVDRKTGVTSDHIIDVSSRGKTTRLRRIGYRDAKTGKRYEFLTNHFRLSAKTIADIYKERWQIEIFFREVKQNLHIKSFVGRSENAVHIQIYTALTVYLLLAYQKFLSKLGLSVQQLFELICLNLFGKDSLEELLNPRRRKTINTYSYSLLAMGA; translated from the coding sequence TTGAGCCATCATACTACACTCTTCTCTCAACTGCTATCCCTGATACCGGGACATGTTTTTGAAAAACTCGAACGCAAGCACAAAACTGGCCGCTCTTCACGCCAATTTGGATTCAAGGAGCAATTCACCGTCATGGCCTTTATCCAACTCGCTGCAAGGCGCTCTTTACGCGATGGGCTTCGCGCCTTGGAGGCGGCCAAGAGACGGCTGTATCACCTCGGCTTGAAATCAGTAGCGCGTTCCACGGTTGCCGATGCCAACAATTCAAGGCCTGTGGAATTTTTCAAAGACCTGTTCACTGAAATGTATGGCCTGTGCCATCTTCGTGCGCCTCGTCACAAATTCCGCTTCAAGTGCAAGCTGTACAGCATGGACGCCACCACCATCAGCCTATGCCTGTCCATCTTTCCCTGGGCGTCGTTCCGGCGGAACAAGGCTGGCGTGAAAGTAAATACCGTGCTTGACCACGATGGCTACATTCCCGCTTTTCTCGATATCAACAATGCCAAAACCCACGAAAGCCGCATGGCCAAAAGTCTTTCATTGCCAAAGGGTTCCATCGTCACCTTCGATAAAGGCTATATCTGCTATTCCTGGTTTCGCATGTTGACCGCGAAGGGCATTTTCTTCGTAACCCGACTGAAGAGCAATGCTGCCTATAAGCTCGTTGATCGCCGCGCCGTAGACCGGAAAACCGGGGTCACGTCCGATCACATCATTGACGTGAGCAGCCGGGGAAAAACCACTCGTCTACGCAGAATCGGCTATCGCGATGCGAAAACCGGCAAACGGTACGAATTTTTGACCAACCATTTCCGCCTGTCCGCCAAGACAATTGCTGATATCTATAAAGAACGCTGGCAAATTGAAATATTCTTCCGCGAAGTCAAACAAAATCTGCATATTAAAAGCTTTGTCGGGCGCTCGGAGAATGCGGTGCACATCCAGATTTATACGGCCCTGACCGTGTATTTACTCCTGGCCTATCAGAAATTCCTGAGCAAGCTTGGGCTGTCGGTGCAACAACTCTTCGAGCTCATTTGCTTGAATCTGTTCGGCAAGGATTCTCTGGAAGAACTTCTGAATCCGCGAAGACGAAAAACTATAAACACCTATAGTTATAGCCTGTTAGCTATGGGTGCTTAA
- a CDS encoding IS30 family transposase: MSPDRGSAFLPGPGGGAVPVHTRRTVSAAHTPIYQYILADKKRGGTLHSHLRCQRKRKRRYGKPDRRGQIKGRISIDIRPSIVAERSRLGDWEADTVEGSKGGPVLVTLAERKSRLFLFGKAPNKSASEVRRVIEGLLTPIKDFVQTITYDNGKEFSYHADVSATLEAQGFFAHPYHSWERGLNENSNGLLRQYFPKGVSLASVTQDEIIAAMCRLNWRPRKCLGFKTPYEVFLEDANTQGLGVAL; this comes from the coding sequence TTGTCTCCAGATAGGGGGTCAGCGTTTCTGCCGGGTCCAGGGGGCGGGGCGGTTCCTGTACATACACGCCGTACAGTTTCAGCTGCTCATACCCCCATTTACCAGTACATTCTGGCGGACAAAAAACGAGGAGGAACGCTGCACAGCCATTTGCGCTGCCAGCGCAAACGCAAACGACGATATGGCAAACCCGACAGACGAGGTCAAATCAAGGGGCGTATCAGCATAGACATACGCCCGTCCATTGTTGCCGAGCGCTCACGCCTTGGTGATTGGGAGGCTGATACCGTTGAAGGCAGTAAAGGAGGCCCCGTTTTGGTGACACTTGCAGAGCGTAAAAGTCGTCTTTTCCTGTTTGGCAAGGCTCCCAACAAAAGCGCCAGCGAAGTAAGGCGGGTCATTGAAGGACTCTTGACACCCATTAAGGACTTTGTTCAGACTATTACCTATGATAACGGCAAGGAGTTCAGCTACCATGCCGATGTGTCAGCTACACTCGAGGCTCAGGGATTTTTTGCGCACCCCTACCATTCGTGGGAGCGTGGCTTGAACGAGAACTCCAATGGCCTTCTACGCCAATACTTCCCCAAGGGGGTAAGCTTGGCATCGGTCACGCAAGATGAGATCATAGCGGCAATGTGCCGCTTGAACTGGCGGCCTAGAAAATGCCTTGGGTTTAAGACACCCTATGAAGTTTTTTTAGAAGACGCCAATACCCAAGGACTGGGTGTTGCACTTTGA